A region of Chitinophaga horti DNA encodes the following proteins:
- a CDS encoding TlpA disulfide reductase family protein has protein sequence MKKVLLPAILLCNVSAFAQATLEGNLAGVPDGTRIYLSRLGGGNSDSAEIKGGKFVINSAAKEGDVWFLRAGRGQSAGSLLFYMEPGKLKVSSKSPKLDDATYSGPAYAADQNSLSKLGQTPLLAKLRELSKEMSATYKTDTVRFNAARKASESLEEERKALYEKWISEHTASPVSAYVLSMQLRYENMDQLDKALKSLKPAAKNNAVAKKLQHSVDASRATAIGKIAPEFTQNDTLGNPVALKDFRGKYVLIDFWASWCVPCRKENPAVVKAYQAYKDKNFTVLGVSLDRPGDKDKWIKAIHDDGLTWSHVSDLNWWDNAVSRQYDIRSIPANFLIGPDGKIIAKNLRGEALDKALEEVLK, from the coding sequence ATGAAGAAAGTACTGTTACCCGCCATCCTGCTGTGCAACGTTAGCGCCTTCGCGCAAGCTACGCTGGAAGGCAACCTTGCCGGAGTGCCCGATGGTACCAGGATTTACCTGTCGCGCCTTGGTGGCGGCAACTCCGATTCTGCCGAAATAAAAGGCGGCAAATTCGTTATCAATTCCGCTGCTAAAGAAGGAGACGTATGGTTCCTGCGTGCAGGGCGAGGACAATCGGCCGGCAGCCTGCTGTTTTACATGGAACCGGGCAAATTGAAGGTAAGCAGCAAAAGCCCTAAACTGGATGATGCGACCTACAGCGGTCCTGCATACGCTGCTGATCAGAACAGCCTGAGCAAATTAGGCCAAACACCTTTGCTGGCTAAGCTGCGCGAGCTTAGCAAAGAGATGAGCGCCACTTACAAAACCGATACGGTCCGTTTTAACGCCGCCCGTAAAGCGTCGGAGTCACTGGAAGAAGAGCGTAAGGCACTTTACGAAAAGTGGATCAGCGAACATACGGCATCGCCGGTAAGCGCCTATGTATTGTCTATGCAACTGCGCTACGAAAATATGGACCAGCTCGATAAAGCGCTCAAATCCCTGAAGCCTGCTGCTAAAAATAACGCGGTGGCCAAAAAGCTGCAGCATTCGGTAGATGCATCCCGCGCAACGGCGATCGGTAAAATAGCGCCGGAGTTTACGCAGAACGATACATTGGGCAACCCGGTGGCGCTAAAAGACTTCCGTGGCAAATATGTTCTCATCGACTTCTGGGCAAGCTGGTGTGTACCATGTCGTAAAGAGAATCCGGCTGTTGTAAAGGCTTACCAGGCATATAAGGATAAAAACTTCACCGTACTGGGTGTGTCGCTCGATCGCCCCGGCGACAAAGACAAATGGATCAAAGCAATCCACGACGATGGCCTTACCTGGTCGCACGTGTCGGACCTTAACTGGTGGGACAATGCCGTTTCCAGGCAGTACGACATCCGCTCTATACCGGCTAACTTCCTGATCGGTCCTGATGGAAAGATCATTGCGAAGAACCTGCGCGGCGAAGCATTGGATAAAGCATTGGAAGAAGTGTTGAAATAG
- a CDS encoding sensor histidine kinase, with amino-acid sequence MNPKLQRLINKHLQEPPSDAYAELLAAISKEFDAMGKLADENRHLKTIQSVAKAGSWEARPDGNIKTNENYWSDELQRMFGVEEIDIPLTYETYLSFMHPDDRQPYEAAVSQALASTSHFDIEFRMTNNKGEQKVLRDIGEVIRDQETGLPVTVLGIAVDITDLRKTESDLWEATRQLRIMMENVEEVFFSVDRVHNKILLMSPGSKKLYGYDSDAFINNSRLWMDIIVEEDKSIVYASELQLAQGERVTNEYRIHHGDGGIRWIEARITPTLDMDGRLVRIDGLTSDITQRKEAELALLVTNEQLKKSNEELDRFVYSVSHDLRAPLASVSGLLSYMMADNADHEFTADLQLMKRSIDKLDVFILDILDYSRNARMEISAGQIDFADLLDDVRNNLKFMSSNKGAVDIRTRVKLTRPFVSDKSRVYIILSNLLSNAIRYHNPNAGDSYAEMAVYTVSGGVMLEVKDNGIGIEPAYQEKIFQMFFRVSDKSAGSGMGLYLVQETVQKLRGTIQLNSYPGEGTLFSIFLPDLRHLKQ; translated from the coding sequence ATGAATCCGAAACTGCAGCGCCTTATCAATAAACACTTACAAGAACCACCTTCCGATGCCTATGCTGAACTGCTGGCGGCCATCAGCAAGGAGTTTGATGCCATGGGCAAACTGGCGGACGAGAACCGGCACCTTAAAACGATACAATCCGTAGCGAAGGCAGGCAGCTGGGAGGCGCGTCCCGATGGTAACATCAAAACCAATGAGAACTACTGGTCAGATGAGTTGCAGCGGATGTTTGGTGTGGAGGAGATCGACATTCCGCTCACATACGAAACCTATCTCAGCTTCATGCATCCCGACGATCGCCAGCCTTATGAGGCGGCCGTGTCGCAGGCACTGGCCTCTACCTCTCATTTTGATATTGAGTTCCGGATGACGAACAATAAGGGCGAACAAAAGGTGTTACGCGATATCGGGGAGGTGATACGCGACCAGGAAACGGGTTTGCCTGTTACGGTGCTGGGCATTGCGGTCGATATTACGGACCTGCGGAAAACAGAATCCGATTTGTGGGAAGCCACCCGGCAGCTGCGCATCATGATGGAGAATGTGGAAGAGGTGTTCTTCTCGGTAGATCGCGTACATAATAAAATACTACTCATGTCGCCCGGCAGCAAAAAGCTGTATGGGTATGACTCGGATGCATTTATCAATAATAGCCGGTTGTGGATGGATATTATTGTAGAAGAAGATAAGAGCATTGTATACGCCAGCGAATTACAACTGGCACAGGGCGAGCGCGTAACGAACGAATATCGCATCCATCATGGCGACGGCGGCATCCGGTGGATAGAGGCCCGTATTACACCTACTTTGGATATGGACGGGCGGCTGGTGCGCATCGATGGACTTACCTCCGATATTACCCAGCGCAAGGAAGCGGAACTGGCGCTACTCGTGACCAACGAGCAACTGAAAAAGAGCAACGAGGAGCTGGACCGTTTTGTGTACAGCGTGTCGCACGATCTGCGTGCCCCGCTGGCGTCGGTATCCGGCTTACTTTCTTATATGATGGCGGATAACGCCGACCACGAATTTACGGCGGACCTTCAACTGATGAAACGCAGCATCGACAAGCTGGACGTGTTCATCCTGGACATACTCGACTACTCCCGCAACGCCCGTATGGAAATAAGTGCGGGCCAGATCGACTTCGCCGACCTGCTGGACGATGTGCGTAATAACCTCAAGTTCATGAGCAGCAATAAAGGCGCGGTCGACATCCGCACCCGGGTGAAACTCACACGGCCCTTTGTGTCTGACAAAAGTCGCGTTTACATCATACTCAGTAACCTTTTATCTAACGCCATACGATACCATAACCCCAATGCAGGCGACTCCTATGCAGAGATGGCGGTTTACACCGTGAGCGGCGGCGTTATGCTCGAAGTGAAAGACAACGGCATCGGCATTGAGCCGGCGTACCAGGAAAAGATCTTCCAGATGTTCTTCCGCGTGTCCGACAAATCAGCTGGCTCTGGCATGGGGCTATACCTCGTGCAGGAAACGGTGCAAAAATTGCGGGGTACTATCCAGTTAAACTCTTATCCCGGCGAGGGCACCCTATTTAGTATATTTTTACCCGACCTTCGCCACCTAAAACAGTAA
- a CDS encoding response regulator produces MEQPEFDFSKVMIVDDADIDRILAERILAKTAFAEEVVTVDSATSALGYLNENATNQESLPDLIFLDINMPRMNGFEFLDEYQKLPENVKRKCIIVMLSSSLHPEDKERALSSPYVCQFLNKPLTREKLLEVKGEFK; encoded by the coding sequence ATGGAGCAGCCCGAATTTGACTTTAGTAAAGTAATGATCGTAGACGATGCCGACATCGATCGCATCCTGGCAGAACGCATCCTGGCTAAAACCGCCTTCGCGGAAGAAGTGGTAACGGTCGATTCTGCCACCAGTGCCTTGGGCTACCTGAACGAAAATGCCACCAACCAGGAGTCCTTGCCCGATCTCATTTTCCTGGACATCAATATGCCCCGTATGAATGGTTTCGAGTTTTTGGACGAGTACCAGAAGCTGCCGGAAAACGTGAAGCGCAAGTGTATTATCGTGATGCTGTCGTCTTCGCTGCACCCTGAAGATAAGGAGCGTGCGTTGAGCAGTCCGTACGTATGCCAGTTCCTGAACAAACCACTCACCCGCGAAAAACTACTCGAAGTAAAAGGTGAGTTTAAATAA
- a CDS encoding DUF6122 family protein — MQQTIHYFLHFGFPLLIALAFYRPGWLKAYIILLLTMLVDLDHLLANPIFDPCRCSIGYHPLHSYPAMFGYALLLIWPNTRLVGIGLLLHMITDGIDCLFISSSF; from the coding sequence ATGCAACAAACCATTCATTACTTCCTTCACTTCGGCTTCCCGCTGCTTATTGCGCTGGCTTTTTACAGGCCTGGGTGGTTAAAGGCGTATATCATCCTGTTGCTCACGATGCTGGTAGACCTGGATCATTTACTGGCCAATCCCATTTTCGATCCCTGCCGTTGCAGTATCGGGTACCACCCTTTGCACAGTTACCCGGCGATGTTTGGGTATGCCCTGTTATTAATATGGCCGAATACCCGGTTAGTGGGCATCGGCCTATTATTACATATGATTACGGACGGGATTGACTGCCTGTTTATTTCTTCTTCTTTTTAG
- a CDS encoding histidine phosphatase family protein, translating into MEKEIYIIRHGETDFNRLGIVQGRGVNSDLNPKGIAQGEAFYEYYKHIPFDKVYTSSLKRTHQTVKKFIDSNLPWEQLDGLDELSFGVWEGADNKGDWQTAFADVNACWLKGECDRAFENGESPNQAALRLKAAMDTIVANTEEKTVLVCMHGRALLILLCLLYETPLSQMSTYGHQNTGLYRVQYANGKYKVLQVNDAAHLAALSVV; encoded by the coding sequence ATGGAAAAGGAGATTTACATTATCAGGCACGGAGAAACGGATTTTAACAGGCTCGGCATCGTACAGGGCCGCGGTGTTAACTCAGACCTCAACCCGAAGGGTATTGCCCAGGGCGAGGCGTTCTACGAGTATTATAAACACATCCCCTTTGACAAAGTGTATACTTCGTCGCTCAAACGTACCCATCAGACTGTAAAGAAATTTATTGATAGTAACCTGCCCTGGGAGCAGCTCGACGGCCTCGATGAGCTGTCGTTCGGCGTGTGGGAAGGTGCCGACAACAAAGGCGACTGGCAAACAGCTTTCGCAGATGTAAACGCCTGCTGGTTAAAAGGCGAATGCGACCGGGCCTTTGAAAACGGGGAAAGCCCGAACCAGGCGGCCCTGCGCCTGAAGGCAGCGATGGATACCATCGTTGCTAACACCGAGGAAAAAACGGTGCTGGTGTGCATGCATGGCCGCGCCTTGTTGATCCTGTTATGCCTGTTGTACGAAACGCCGTTGAGCCAGATGAGTACTTACGGGCATCAGAACACCGGGTTGTACCGGGTGCAATATGCCAATGGCAAATACAAAGTGTTGCAGGTAAATGATGCTGCGCACCTCGCGGCACTCTCAGTTGTGTAA
- a CDS encoding GH92 family glycosyl hydrolase, producing MMIRLKLTALCLMVLSLPIRAQEKPRTSQVNVFLGTSGDHGQLSPAASYPFSMLSIVPQTYPAIHTGYEYTAKQFLGFAHTCFEGVGCRGSGGNILVRPFVGASDSGKLHKLAQAGSPGAYSVTFTNKISAAFTVYGKAGLHHYQFPAGPKGFTIDLSHTLANDFVAEQHNAQGNSIKGWVEAKTTCNAGKYKLYYSLEFSVPVTVTSTGDHTLKVIPVEAANDIMLRVALSSVSEARAQEALSTLTFNTTHQRAAEGWEQLLGRISVKGDKEREALFYSMLYRTLQSPYDVSEPDGQYRATDGSLQKTSGKRYNGWAIWDNYRTQLPLLSLMYPDKYADMANSIAEMYLRGKKDYATQTEPSNTVRTEHAMVVLLDALRKGYRIDIAAIREQLIKEADGLDFGTPDKALEASYDTWALAEILAMNGDKELAARYMNKALNYKNIWNKDFRDITKNDVDRMQARGLYQGTIWQYRWFVPFDVKGLIGLTGGEETFVKQLDHFFDNDLYNHANEPDLQAPLMYNATGQPWKSQQLMHAYAVDTVIQYYFNDNSKGIDPFVDRIYKNTPQSYIRTMDDDAGAMSAWFVFAACGIHPACVGWPVYYLNVPLFPEVKLQWPGKKPLLITTNNFSDKNVYIAKVELNGKVLSRNYLTQEEIVKGGTLVITASAQPVKTQATERWVSEVK from the coding sequence ATGATGATCAGATTGAAGCTTACGGCACTGTGTTTAATGGTGCTGTCGTTACCCATCCGGGCACAGGAAAAGCCAAGAACCTCACAGGTAAACGTATTCCTGGGTACCTCCGGCGACCACGGGCAGCTTTCGCCCGCAGCGTCGTATCCCTTTAGCATGCTGAGTATTGTGCCGCAAACCTATCCCGCTATTCATACCGGGTATGAATACACGGCGAAACAATTCCTGGGTTTTGCGCACACCTGCTTCGAAGGCGTAGGTTGCCGCGGCAGTGGCGGTAACATCCTGGTACGGCCGTTCGTGGGAGCCAGTGATAGCGGCAAACTGCATAAACTCGCGCAGGCCGGCTCTCCAGGCGCTTACAGCGTAACGTTTACAAATAAGATCAGCGCAGCATTTACCGTATACGGGAAAGCAGGTTTACATCATTATCAATTCCCTGCCGGACCGAAAGGCTTTACCATAGATCTGTCGCATACACTGGCAAACGATTTTGTGGCGGAGCAGCACAATGCGCAGGGCAACAGCATCAAAGGCTGGGTAGAAGCGAAAACAACCTGTAATGCAGGCAAATACAAACTGTACTACAGCCTGGAGTTCAGTGTGCCCGTGACCGTAACCAGCACCGGCGACCATACCTTAAAGGTGATCCCGGTGGAAGCCGCCAACGATATCATGCTCCGCGTGGCTTTATCTTCCGTAAGTGAAGCCAGAGCACAGGAAGCATTGTCCACACTTACGTTTAATACCACGCACCAACGTGCCGCCGAAGGCTGGGAACAGTTGCTGGGCCGCATCTCCGTAAAGGGGGATAAGGAACGGGAGGCGCTGTTCTACTCCATGCTATATCGCACGTTGCAGTCGCCGTACGATGTATCTGAGCCGGACGGGCAGTACCGTGCCACTGACGGCAGCCTGCAAAAGACGAGCGGCAAACGTTATAACGGCTGGGCCATCTGGGATAACTATCGCACGCAGCTGCCATTGTTATCACTCATGTATCCTGATAAGTATGCCGACATGGCGAACTCCATTGCAGAAATGTACCTGCGTGGTAAGAAAGATTACGCCACCCAAACAGAGCCTTCTAACACGGTGCGTACCGAACATGCCATGGTTGTATTGCTGGATGCACTGCGTAAAGGCTACAGGATCGATATCGCCGCCATCCGTGAACAACTGATCAAAGAAGCCGACGGACTCGATTTCGGTACACCGGATAAGGCCCTGGAAGCGAGCTACGACACCTGGGCCCTGGCTGAAATACTCGCGATGAACGGCGATAAGGAGCTTGCCGCCAGGTACATGAACAAAGCGCTTAATTACAAAAACATCTGGAACAAAGACTTCCGCGATATCACCAAAAACGATGTGGACCGCATGCAGGCGCGCGGCCTGTACCAGGGCACGATCTGGCAATACCGCTGGTTCGTACCCTTCGATGTGAAAGGCCTTATCGGCTTAACAGGAGGAGAGGAGACGTTCGTAAAGCAGCTGGACCACTTCTTCGATAACGACTTGTACAACCACGCCAACGAGCCGGATTTGCAGGCGCCGCTGATGTACAACGCTACCGGTCAGCCCTGGAAGTCGCAACAGCTGATGCACGCTTACGCAGTGGATACCGTGATCCAATACTACTTTAACGATAACAGCAAAGGCATCGATCCTTTTGTAGACCGCATCTACAAAAACACGCCACAAAGCTACATTCGCACCATGGATGACGATGCCGGTGCGATGTCGGCCTGGTTCGTATTTGCCGCCTGTGGTATTCACCCTGCCTGTGTCGGCTGGCCGGTGTATTATCTGAATGTGCCGCTGTTCCCGGAAGTAAAACTGCAATGGCCCGGTAAAAAGCCGCTGCTGATTACGACGAATAATTTCAGCGATAAAAACGTATACATCGCAAAAGTGGAACTGAACGGCAAAGTATTATCCCGCAATTATCTCACGCAAGAGGAAATCGTGAAGGGCGGAACGCTGGTGATTACCGCTTCCGCGCAGCCGGTGAAAACGCAGGCCACGGAAAGATGGGTGAGTGAAGTGAAATGA